In one window of Heterodontus francisci isolate sHetFra1 unplaced genomic scaffold, sHetFra1.hap1 HAP1_SCAFFOLD_236, whole genome shotgun sequence DNA:
- the LOC137362348 gene encoding probable G-protein coupled receptor 139, with amino-acid sequence MGGRGREPVVTPSPGDLAGERDRLTVTFPPKGHLRAFRGHLRVNLLTIGILSRGKCGLSKCVTRYLVAMAVADLLVIILDLILRHIPILYPEQFHFLLSIPVCNVHAILLYTATDCSVWFTVTFTFDRFVAICCQKLKSKYCSEKTAAVVLGTVIVLSCLKNIFWYFMFTGRYLLWNIPWFCDAAEDAQNSPVWGAIEFLHYILTPFVPFMVIVLLNALTVRHILVSSRGRRRLRDHSSGDRCKDPEMDSRRKSIILLLIISANFILLWAVLMVFSIWSRMWYLGYHSVFLPEFLRELGFMLQLLSCCTNTAIYAVTQTQFRVQLKNVLKYPFTPIFKFIQC; translated from the exons ATGGGTGGTAGGGGCAGAGAACCTGTCGTCACCCCATCGCCAGGTGATCTTGCCGGGGAGAGGGATAGGCTGACGGTGACTTTCCCACCCAAAGGCCATTTGCGGGCCTTCCGTGGTCACCTAAGGG ttaacttgctgacgattgggatcttatctcggggaaaatgcgggctctccaaatgtgtcactcgctacctggtagccatggcagtggcggatctcctggtcattatcctggacctgatattgagacacattcccattctttATCCGGAACAGTTTCATttcctgttgtccatccccgtgtgtaatgtcCACGCTAtcctgctttacacagccacagactgttctgtctggttcaccgtcactttcacctttgatcgatttgtggccatttgttgccagaagctgaaaagtaaatattgcagtgagaaaacggcggctgtggttctgggaacagtgattgtgctgagctgtttaaagaacatcttctggtattttatgttcacaggtcgGTATTTGCTGTGGAACATCCCATGGTTTTGTGATGCAGCAGAGGATGCTCAAAATTCTCCTGTCTGGggagcaatcgagttcctccattacattCTAACACCGTTTGTCCCATTTATGGTGATTgtactgctcaatgctctcaccgtcagacacattttagtgagcagcagaggtcgcaggagactccgggatcATAGCAGTGGGGACAGATGCAAAGACCCGGAGATGGATAgccgaagaaaatccatcattttgctgttaattatctcggcaaatttcattctgttatgggcagtgttaatgGTGTTTTCGATATGGAGCCGGATGTGGTATTTGGGCTATCACTCTGTATTTCTACCCGAGTTTCTGCGGGAATTGGGTTTTATGCTACAGctgctgagctgctgcacaaacactgcaatttatgccgtgacccagactcagttcagagtgcagttgaagaatgtgctgaaatatccctttactccaatttttaaattcattcaatgtTGA